In Gammaproteobacteria bacterium, a single genomic region encodes these proteins:
- the pepN gene encoding aminopeptidase N translates to MKTDTPQPVLLKDYTPPPFLVDRVGLDFDFRSGEVRVTADLAIRRNPAARAAQAPFMLDGEELETLAVSLDGRALDAARYSLNDTQLTIADVPAAFTLQTIVRIRPDGNTKLSGLYRSANGYFTQCEAQGFRRITWFPDRPDVMSRYTVTLRADKTALPLLLSNGNPVGEGKDTDGRHWARWEDPFPKPCYLFALVAADLEMLHDTYRTTSGREVNLAIYVEPGKLDQCAHAMAALKKSMRWDEDVFGLECDLDHYMIVAVGDFNMGAMENKGLNIFNTRYVLARPDVATDADYTNIDRVVAHEYFHNWTGNRVTCRDWFQLSLKEGLTVFRDQEFGIDTHGSISRIRDVRSLRAAQFPEDAGPMAHPVRPATYLEINNFYTATVYQKGAEVVRMIQTLIGREAFRRGMDLYFARHDGQAVTCDDFVAAMAAASGADFAQFMRWYDQAGTPRIEARGRYDAATRRYVLTLRQDCPGHPDNRPYHIPVALGLVGPDGADLPLRMNDDTHRPARRVLSLATTAQEFAFEDIDAAPVPSLLRGFSAPVVLDFPYTDEELAHLLAHDSDPFNRWEAGQRLAGRLILAATATLTEGGTPAWPASFARAAARVLALADADPAFAAEALTLPTEGTLAEQMETVDPDALHAARNGLRRFLAQQLGAELADCHERLAPAGAYRPDTADAARRALRNLCLGYLTELDTPAARALALRQFETADNMTDQFAALSALAQCPGPERQRALDDFYSCWQREPLVVNKWLMVQATSRHPDTLADVTRLTGHAAFDLRNPNKVYALLGGFGANHVRFHAADGAGYRFMAAQILHLDAINPQVAARLARSFDRWRRFDAAHQAQARIALESLRAHPGLSRDVFEIVERALA, encoded by the coding sequence ATGAAAACCGACACCCCGCAACCCGTCCTGCTCAAGGACTATACGCCGCCGCCCTTCCTGGTCGACCGCGTCGGGCTGGACTTCGATTTCCGGTCCGGCGAGGTGCGCGTCACCGCCGACCTGGCGATACGGCGCAATCCGGCGGCGCGCGCGGCGCAGGCGCCGTTCATGCTGGACGGTGAAGAGCTGGAGACGCTCGCGGTATCCCTCGACGGCCGCGCGCTGGATGCGGCACGTTACTCCCTGAACGATACGCAGCTGACGATAGCAGACGTCCCCGCCGCCTTCACGCTGCAGACCATCGTCCGCATCCGTCCGGACGGCAACACCAAGCTGTCCGGCCTGTACCGCTCCGCCAACGGCTATTTCACCCAGTGCGAGGCACAGGGTTTCCGCCGCATCACCTGGTTCCCTGACCGCCCTGACGTGATGTCGCGCTACACGGTGACGCTCCGCGCCGACAAGACCGCGCTGCCGCTGCTGCTGTCGAACGGCAATCCCGTCGGCGAAGGCAAGGATACGGACGGGCGACACTGGGCGCGCTGGGAAGATCCCTTCCCCAAGCCGTGTTACCTGTTCGCACTGGTGGCAGCCGACCTGGAGATGCTGCACGATACGTATCGAACGACCTCCGGACGCGAGGTCAACCTGGCCATCTATGTCGAACCCGGCAAACTCGACCAGTGCGCGCACGCGATGGCGGCGCTCAAAAAATCCATGCGCTGGGACGAAGACGTATTCGGCCTCGAATGCGACCTCGACCATTACATGATCGTCGCCGTCGGCGATTTCAACATGGGTGCGATGGAGAACAAGGGCCTCAACATCTTCAACACCAGGTACGTGCTGGCGCGGCCGGACGTCGCCACCGACGCCGATTACACCAATATCGATCGCGTGGTGGCGCACGAATACTTCCACAACTGGACCGGCAACCGCGTCACCTGCCGTGACTGGTTCCAGCTCTCGCTGAAAGAGGGGCTGACCGTCTTCCGCGACCAGGAGTTCGGCATCGACACGCACGGCAGCATCAGCCGCATCCGCGACGTGCGCAGCCTGCGCGCCGCACAGTTCCCTGAAGACGCCGGGCCGATGGCGCATCCGGTGCGCCCCGCCACCTATCTCGAGATCAACAACTTCTACACCGCCACGGTCTATCAGAAGGGCGCCGAGGTGGTGCGCATGATCCAGACGCTGATCGGCAGGGAGGCCTTCCGCCGCGGCATGGATCTCTATTTCGCACGCCACGACGGACAGGCGGTGACCTGCGACGACTTCGTCGCGGCGATGGCCGCCGCTTCCGGCGCGGACTTCGCGCAGTTCATGCGCTGGTACGATCAGGCCGGCACGCCGCGCATCGAGGCGCGCGGCCGTTACGACGCCGCCACGCGCCGTTACGTACTCACCTTGCGACAAGACTGTCCCGGCCACCCGGACAATCGGCCGTACCACATCCCGGTCGCCCTCGGCCTGGTCGGGCCGGACGGCGCCGATCTGCCGCTGCGCATGAACGATGACACGCACCGCCCGGCGCGGCGCGTGCTGTCGCTCGCCACGACCGCGCAGGAATTCGCCTTCGAGGACATCGACGCGGCCCCGGTCCCCTCGCTGCTGCGCGGCTTCTCGGCGCCGGTCGTGCTGGACTTCCCGTACACGGACGAGGAACTGGCCCACCTGCTCGCGCACGACAGCGATCCCTTCAATCGCTGGGAGGCGGGCCAGCGCCTGGCGGGCCGGCTGATCCTCGCCGCCACCGCGACGCTCACCGAAGGCGGCACTCCCGCCTGGCCCGCGAGTTTCGCCCGGGCCGCGGCCCGTGTGCTCGCACTGGCCGACGCGGACCCCGCCTTCGCCGCCGAGGCGCTCACCCTGCCGACGGAAGGCACGCTGGCGGAGCAGATGGAAACGGTCGATCCGGATGCGCTGCACGCCGCGCGCAACGGCCTGCGCCGTTTCCTTGCTCAACAACTCGGCGCGGAGCTCGCGGACTGCCATGAGCGCCTCGCACCGGCCGGCGCCTACCGCCCGGATACGGCGGACGCCGCGCGACGCGCGCTGCGCAATCTCTGCCTCGGCTATCTGACCGAACTGGACACGCCTGCCGCGCGCGCCCTCGCCCTGCGCCAGTTCGAGACGGCGGACAACATGACGGACCAGTTCGCCGCGCTTTCCGCGCTCGCCCAGTGCCCAGGGCCCGAGCGGCAGCGCGCGCTCGATGATTTTTATTCCTGCTGGCAGCGCGAACCGCTGGTGGTGAACAAATGGCTCATGGTGCAGGCCACCAGCCGACACCCGGATACCCTCGCCGACGTGACGCGCCTGACCGGCCACGCGGCCTTCGATCTGCGCAACCCGAACAAGGTCTACGCCCTGCTCGGCGGCTTCGGCGCCAACCACGTGCGCTTCCACGCCGCCGACGGCGCCGGCTACCGCTTCATGGCGGCGCAGATCCTGCACCTCGATGCGATCAACCCGCAGGTGGCGGCGCGGCTCGCGCGCAGCTTCGATCGATGGCGCCGCTTCGACGCAGCACACCAGGCGCAGGCGCGTATCGCGCTGGAATCGCTGCGCGCCCACCCGGGGCTGTCGCGCGACGTGTTCGAGATCGTGGAACGCGCGCTTGCCTAG
- a CDS encoding multidrug efflux RND transporter permease subunit: MSRFFIERPIFATVLAIIIVLAGLVAANILPIAQYPEIAPPTVTISASYPGASAETLAKTVAAPIEEQLSGVEDLLYFNSTAASNGTINITATFDVGTDIDKATFNVNNRVQLATPRLPEEVRRNGVTVAKRSQNILLVVALRSPDDSRDMLFLSNYATQNVVDELKRIPGTADIIVFGARDYSMRIWLKPDRMAQLGLTTADISAAINAQNAQYAAGKIGAAPSPAGQQLVYTVTARGRMLQPEEFGEIILRSDGPNGVLRIKDVARVELGAQSYDQANTVNGQSAIAMGVFLQSGANALDVADAIRARMEELKQQRFPAGVDYLIPYDTTRFVSASIEAVVHTLIEAAVLVLLVVFVFLQTWRATLIPMIAVPVSLIGTFAGLWLFGFSINTLTLFAMVLAVGIVVDDAIVVLENVERLMREQKLKPFDAALEAMREVQNAVIGIVLALVAVFIPVAFLGGIAGQLYRQFAVTVAIAVTLSGVVALTLTPTLCALLLKPREPDGSGLARMFRPFNRAFAWMTRHFLGAVSLAIRHRIASLAAFAAVLGLCGALFLRVPGSFVPVEDMGYIITVAQLPDGATLERTMKTTEQLRTMMAGNQAIENIFIVNGFDLVTGSNKTNSATIFMPLKPWHEREQTAQELVQEVSGKGMTLADGLAFAINPPSIRGLGATGGFELYVRGRDDPDTQRLAQVTNDFVAELGKDPVLESLRSLYRPTTPQLRVDLDREKALALGVPVSDVFAALQAQMGSLYVNDFNKAGRTYRVTLQADAQYRARPEDLGNIYVRSNTSGAMVPLKALIQVQTIIGPELLERYNGYIAAKVIGNARHGYSSGEAIRAVERVAARSLPKGYDVAWTGQAFQEKRTGTASVFAFGFALIMVYLILAALYERWGVPMSVLLAVPFALLGALGFVFLRGMENNIYFQIGLVVLIGLAAKNAILIAEFAMQGMSEGKNAVEAAAEAARLRFRPIVMTSLAFVFGVVPLVLATGAGAAARQSMGSGVFGGMIVATFIAPIFVPLFFTLLARKPRPVHTHEHHEPPHPAPLQEDKT, translated from the coding sequence ATGTCCAGATTCTTCATTGAACGCCCGATCTTCGCCACCGTGCTCGCGATCATCATCGTGCTGGCCGGCCTGGTCGCCGCGAACATCCTGCCGATCGCGCAGTACCCGGAGATCGCGCCGCCCACCGTCACCATCAGCGCGAGCTACCCGGGCGCCTCGGCCGAAACGCTGGCCAAGACCGTGGCAGCGCCGATCGAGGAACAGCTCTCCGGCGTGGAGGACCTGCTCTATTTCAATTCCACCGCGGCCTCCAACGGCACCATCAACATCACCGCCACCTTCGATGTCGGCACCGACATCGACAAGGCCACCTTCAACGTCAACAACCGGGTCCAGCTCGCCACGCCGCGGCTGCCCGAGGAGGTGCGCCGTAACGGCGTCACCGTGGCGAAGCGTTCACAGAACATCCTGCTGGTGGTGGCGCTGCGCTCACCCGACGACAGCCGCGACATGCTCTTCCTGTCCAACTACGCCACCCAGAACGTGGTCGACGAGCTGAAGCGCATCCCGGGCACGGCGGACATCATCGTGTTCGGCGCGCGCGACTATTCCATGCGCATCTGGCTCAAGCCCGACCGCATGGCGCAGCTCGGCCTCACCACCGCCGACATCTCCGCCGCCATCAACGCGCAGAACGCCCAGTACGCCGCGGGCAAGATCGGCGCGGCGCCATCCCCCGCCGGGCAGCAGCTGGTCTACACCGTCACCGCGCGCGGACGCATGCTGCAGCCGGAGGAATTCGGCGAGATCATCCTGCGTTCCGACGGGCCGAACGGCGTGCTCCGGATCAAGGACGTGGCGCGGGTCGAGCTCGGCGCACAGAGCTACGACCAGGCCAATACCGTCAACGGCCAGTCCGCCATCGCCATGGGCGTATTCCTCCAGAGCGGCGCCAATGCGCTCGACGTGGCCGACGCCATCCGCGCCAGGATGGAGGAACTGAAGCAGCAGCGCTTCCCTGCCGGCGTCGATTACCTGATCCCCTACGACACCACGCGCTTCGTATCCGCCTCCATCGAGGCGGTGGTCCACACCCTGATCGAGGCCGCGGTGCTGGTGCTGCTGGTGGTGTTCGTCTTCCTGCAGACCTGGCGCGCGACGCTGATCCCGATGATCGCCGTGCCGGTGTCGCTGATCGGCACCTTCGCGGGCCTGTGGCTGTTCGGCTTCTCGATCAACACGCTGACCCTGTTCGCGATGGTACTCGCGGTCGGCATCGTGGTCGACGACGCCATCGTCGTGCTGGAAAACGTCGAGCGCCTGATGCGCGAGCAGAAACTGAAGCCGTTCGACGCCGCGCTCGAGGCGATGCGCGAGGTGCAGAATGCGGTCATCGGCATCGTGCTGGCGCTGGTGGCGGTGTTCATCCCGGTCGCCTTCCTCGGCGGCATCGCCGGCCAGCTCTACCGCCAGTTCGCGGTGACGGTCGCCATCGCCGTGACGCTGTCCGGCGTGGTCGCGTTGACGCTGACGCCCACGCTGTGCGCGCTGCTGCTCAAGCCGCGCGAGCCCGACGGCAGCGGCCTGGCGCGGATGTTCCGGCCCTTCAACCGGGCCTTCGCCTGGATGACGCGCCACTTCCTCGGCGCGGTCAGCCTGGCGATCCGGCACCGCATCGCCTCGCTGGCGGCATTCGCCGCCGTGCTCGGACTGTGCGGCGCCCTGTTCCTGCGCGTCCCCGGCAGCTTCGTCCCGGTGGAGGACATGGGCTACATCATCACCGTCGCGCAGCTACCGGACGGCGCCACGCTGGAGCGCACCATGAAGACCACCGAGCAGCTGCGCACCATGATGGCCGGCAACCAGGCGATCGAGAACATCTTCATCGTCAACGGATTCGACCTCGTCACCGGCAGCAACAAGACCAACTCCGCGACGATCTTCATGCCGCTTAAGCCCTGGCACGAGCGTGAACAGACGGCGCAGGAACTGGTGCAGGAAGTGAGCGGCAAGGGCATGACGCTCGCCGACGGCCTCGCCTTCGCGATCAATCCGCCCTCGATCCGCGGCCTCGGCGCCACCGGGGGCTTCGAGCTCTACGTGCGCGGCCGCGACGACCCCGACACCCAGCGCCTCGCCCAGGTGACCAACGACTTCGTCGCCGAACTCGGCAAGGATCCGGTGCTGGAATCTCTGCGCAGCCTGTACCGCCCCACCACGCCGCAGCTGCGCGTCGACCTCGACCGCGAGAAGGCGCTGGCGCTGGGCGTGCCGGTGAGCGATGTCTTCGCCGCCCTGCAGGCGCAGATGGGTTCGCTCTACGTCAACGACTTTAACAAGGCGGGACGCACCTACCGCGTCACCCTCCAGGCCGACGCGCAGTACCGCGCCCGGCCGGAGGACCTCGGCAACATCTACGTGCGCTCGAATACCTCCGGCGCCATGGTTCCGCTCAAGGCCCTGATCCAGGTGCAGACCATCATCGGTCCCGAACTGCTCGAACGCTACAACGGCTACATCGCGGCCAAGGTGATCGGCAACGCCAGGCACGGCTACAGCTCGGGCGAGGCCATCAGGGCGGTCGAGCGCGTCGCCGCGCGCAGCCTGCCCAAGGGTTACGACGTCGCCTGGACCGGCCAGGCCTTCCAGGAGAAGCGCACCGGCACGGCCTCGGTGTTCGCCTTCGGCTTTGCGCTCATCATGGTGTACCTGATCCTGGCGGCGCTGTACGAACGCTGGGGCGTACCCATGTCCGTGCTGCTCGCCGTCCCGTTTGCGTTGCTGGGCGCGCTTGGCTTCGTCTTCCTGCGCGGGATGGAGAACAACATCTATTTCCAGATCGGGCTCGTGGTGCTGATCGGACTCGCCGCGAAGAACGCGATCCTGATCGCGGAATTCGCCATGCAGGGCATGAGCGAGGGCAAGAATGCCGTGGAGGCCGCAGCCGAGGCGGCGCGCCTACGCTTCCGCCCCATCGTCATGACCTCGCTCGCCTTCGTGTTCGGCGTGGTGCCGCTGGTGCTCGCCACCGGCGCCGGCGCCGCGGCGCGCCAATCCATGGGCTCCGGCGTGTTCGGCGGCATGATCGTCGCGACCTTCATCGCCCCGATCTTCGTGCCGCTGTTCTTCACCCTGCTCGCGCGCAAGCCGCGCCCGGTCCATACCCACGAACACCACGAGCCGCCGCACCCGGCGCCGCTGCAGGAGGACAAGACATGA
- a CDS encoding efflux RND transporter periplasmic adaptor subunit, with translation MATLLAGCGKGDAAGAAQMPAMPVTVIDASPQQVPVTIETVGRIEGSKDVEVRARVSGILTGQSYREGDQVKAGATLFSIDRAPFEIALAQARAALEQDQADLAQAEREAARLKPLVEEKAVSRKEYDDAATALEATRAAVAASAASVRDAELNLSYTDVAAPIAGVTGRAQHSLGTLVTAGADSSLLTTMNSIDPVWVRFSFSEQEMLQLRKQRGNAAVKLVLADGSTYAATGRLNFTASTVDTQTGMVQMRAEFANPDRLLLPGQFTRVQVIIGEREAYLVPQAALAQTEQGKVLFTVAPDNTVAPRPVETAGWSNHDWVVTQGLAPGDRIIVDNLMKLRPGAAVAPHAPGAGPGAPAGAPAAKP, from the coding sequence ATGGCGACGCTGCTCGCCGGCTGCGGCAAGGGCGATGCGGCGGGCGCGGCGCAGATGCCCGCGATGCCGGTCACCGTGATCGATGCCAGTCCTCAGCAGGTGCCGGTCACCATCGAGACCGTCGGCCGGATCGAAGGCTCCAAGGATGTCGAGGTGCGCGCGCGCGTCTCCGGCATCCTGACCGGGCAGTCCTACCGCGAGGGTGACCAGGTGAAGGCCGGCGCCACGCTGTTCAGCATCGACCGCGCGCCGTTCGAGATCGCGCTCGCGCAGGCCCGTGCCGCCCTGGAACAGGACCAGGCCGATCTCGCGCAGGCCGAGCGCGAAGCCGCGCGCCTCAAGCCCCTGGTCGAGGAAAAGGCCGTCAGCCGCAAGGAATACGATGACGCCGCCACGGCGCTCGAGGCGACGCGGGCGGCGGTCGCGGCCAGCGCGGCCAGCGTGCGCGACGCCGAGCTCAACCTGTCCTACACCGACGTGGCCGCACCGATCGCCGGCGTCACCGGCCGCGCGCAGCATTCCCTCGGCACGCTGGTCACCGCCGGCGCCGATTCCAGCCTGCTCACCACGATGAACAGCATCGACCCGGTGTGGGTGCGCTTTTCATTCTCCGAGCAGGAGATGCTGCAGCTGCGCAAACAGCGCGGCAACGCCGCGGTGAAGCTGGTCCTTGCCGACGGCAGCACCTATGCCGCCACCGGCAGGCTCAATTTCACCGCCTCGACCGTGGATACGCAGACCGGCATGGTGCAGATGCGCGCCGAGTTCGCCAACCCCGACCGGCTGCTGCTGCCCGGACAGTTCACGCGCGTCCAGGTGATCATCGGCGAACGCGAGGCGTACCTGGTGCCGCAGGCCGCACTGGCGCAGACCGAGCAGGGCAAGGTCCTCTTCACCGTCGCGCCGGACAACACCGTGGCGCCGCGCCCGGTGGAGACCGCCGGCTGGTCGAACCACGACTGGGTGGTCACGCAGGGGCTGGCGCCCGGCGACAGGATCATCGTCGACAACCTGATGAAGCTGCGGCCAGGCGCAGCGGTCGCACCCCATGCGCCCGGCGCAGGACCCGGCGCACCCGCGGGCGCGCCCGCGGCGAAACCCTGA
- a CDS encoding DNA polymerase IV yields the protein MSADLHAGNGQFWPRAVILVDMDAFFASIEQLDRPAWRARPVAVTNGLTGTCIITSSYEARRFGVRTGMRLREARRLCPELIQCAARPERYAAVSTRIMQSLEEITPDVEVFSVDEAFLDVTRCQRLWGPPETIARLVRRKVFEASGLGCSIGVSGDKSTAKFAAKLDKPEGLILIPPWEAAARLRDVPVTELSGIKEGIGGYLARHGARTCGEVARLPVSVLARRFGNPGRRIWYMCQGLDPEPVRNIVSAPRSLGHGKVVPPGTRDAQLIHTYLLHMSEKVAARLRRNDLEAQIYAVGLRTRLGWLGGRLRTPVPTQDSRPLQELCRRVIREEWHGEGIFQVQVTALDPRPARGQAELFDPASAQAHSVNRAMDAVNRRYGEFTLAPGWLLNRSTMPNVIAPAWKPYGHRQTI from the coding sequence ATGAGCGCGGATCTCCACGCCGGGAACGGACAATTCTGGCCGCGCGCCGTCATCCTGGTCGACATGGACGCCTTCTTTGCGAGCATCGAGCAGCTCGATCGCCCGGCCTGGCGCGCGCGCCCGGTCGCCGTGACCAACGGCCTGACCGGCACCTGCATCATCACCTCTTCCTACGAGGCGCGCCGATTCGGGGTGCGCACCGGCATGCGCCTGCGGGAGGCGCGCCGCCTGTGCCCGGAGCTCATTCAATGCGCGGCGCGTCCGGAACGCTATGCGGCGGTCTCGACGCGGATCATGCAGTCGCTGGAGGAGATCACGCCCGACGTCGAGGTCTTTTCCGTCGACGAGGCATTTCTCGACGTGACGCGCTGCCAGCGTCTGTGGGGGCCGCCGGAGACCATCGCGCGCCTGGTGCGGCGCAAGGTCTTCGAGGCCTCCGGCCTCGGATGCTCCATCGGCGTGAGCGGCGACAAGAGCACGGCCAAGTTCGCCGCCAAACTCGACAAGCCGGAGGGCCTGATCCTGATCCCGCCGTGGGAGGCCGCCGCCCGGCTGCGCGACGTCCCGGTGACCGAACTGTCCGGCATCAAGGAAGGGATCGGAGGCTACCTCGCGCGGCACGGCGCGCGCACCTGCGGCGAGGTTGCGCGTCTCCCGGTCAGCGTGCTCGCGCGCCGCTTCGGGAATCCCGGACGGCGCATCTGGTACATGTGCCAGGGCCTGGATCCGGAGCCGGTGCGCAACATCGTGTCTGCACCCAGGTCGCTTGGCCACGGCAAGGTGGTCCCGCCCGGCACGCGCGATGCGCAGCTGATCCATACCTACCTGCTGCACATGAGCGAGAAGGTGGCGGCGCGGCTGCGGCGGAATGATCTGGAGGCGCAGATTTACGCCGTCGGTTTGCGCACACGCCTGGGCTGGCTCGGCGGTCGCCTGCGCACGCCGGTGCCCACGCAGGACAGCCGTCCCTTGCAGGAGCTGTGCCGGAGGGTGATACGGGAAGAGTGGCACGGCGAAGGGATCTTCCAGGTGCAGGTGACCGCGCTCGATCCGCGGCCGGCGCGGGGCCAGGCGGAGCTGTTCGACCCGGCGTCCGCCCAGGCGCATTCGGTCAATCGCGCGATGGATGCGGTCAACCGGCGTTACGGGGAGTTCACCCTGGCCCCGGGATGGCTCTTGAACCGTTCCACCATGCCCAATGTCATCGCGCCGGCGTGGAAGCCGTACGGCCATCGCCAGACGATCTGA
- a CDS encoding trypsin-like peptidase domain-containing protein — protein MNHPNETDLSREALDSYSRAVVGAVQRVGPAVVGIYVPASGKGAAERAAGEHGGAGSGVVVTPDGYLLTNEHVVQHHDRVRVSFGDGQGVEARVVGRDAATDLAVVRAEAASLPYAELFETAQPRVGQLVIAVGNPYGFESTVSAGVVSALGRSLRSRHGRLIEGIVQHTAALNPGNSGGPLVDARGRILGINTAIIAMAQGIGFAVPAATAEWILSEILAHGRVRRVYLGISGRDRRLDRRLVRALELPVERAFEVVGREPRSPAANADLRVGDLVIGANGTPVDGVDSLHRFLARWPVGAALTLQVLRRMQRIEVALTPEPLRAGR, from the coding sequence ATGAACCATCCGAACGAGACCGATTTGTCACGCGAGGCGCTGGACAGCTACTCGCGGGCCGTGGTCGGCGCCGTGCAGCGCGTCGGCCCCGCCGTGGTGGGCATCTATGTGCCCGCGTCCGGCAAGGGCGCCGCCGAACGCGCGGCGGGCGAGCATGGCGGCGCCGGGTCGGGCGTGGTCGTCACGCCCGACGGCTACCTGCTCACCAATGAACACGTCGTACAGCATCACGACCGTGTGCGGGTCTCGTTCGGCGACGGGCAGGGCGTGGAGGCGAGGGTGGTCGGGCGCGATGCGGCGACCGATCTCGCCGTGGTACGGGCCGAGGCGGCGTCGCTGCCGTATGCCGAGCTGTTCGAAACCGCGCAGCCCCGCGTCGGCCAGCTCGTCATCGCGGTCGGTAATCCGTACGGTTTCGAATCAACGGTGTCGGCCGGTGTCGTCAGCGCGCTCGGGCGTTCGCTGCGCAGCCGCCACGGCCGGCTGATCGAAGGGATCGTGCAGCATACCGCGGCCCTCAATCCGGGCAACTCCGGCGGACCGCTGGTGGACGCCCGCGGCAGGATCCTCGGCATCAATACCGCGATCATCGCCATGGCGCAGGGCATCGGCTTTGCCGTGCCGGCCGCGACGGCGGAATGGATCCTGAGCGAGATTCTCGCGCATGGCCGCGTGCGCCGGGTGTATCTCGGGATATCGGGACGCGACCGCCGGCTCGACCGCCGGCTGGTGCGTGCGCTGGAGCTGCCGGTGGAGCGCGCCTTCGAGGTGGTCGGGCGCGAGCCGCGCAGCCCGGCCGCCAACGCCGATCTCCGCGTCGGCGATCTGGTCATCGGCGCGAACGGCACGCCGGTCGACGGCGTCGATTCCCTGCACCGCTTCCTGGCCCGCTGGCCGGTCGGCGCCGCGCTGACGCTGCAGGTGCTGCGCCGTATGCAGCGCATCGAGGTGGCGCTCACACCCGAGCCGCTGCGCGCCGGGCGCTGA
- a CDS encoding sodium:proline symporter, with amino-acid sequence MDWRAAACAGLVAGGVATALQMVAWWMAGAAVEELLARDAALTAAVVLGRDVLQSSSGFAREVFLAATLVHLSLSLLYGLLLAPLIAGRGRAASLGIGVACGLLLFGVNLYGFTLVFPWFAQARDAITLLAHAAFGAACAGVYKAMARC; translated from the coding sequence ATTGATTGGCGGGCGGCGGCCTGTGCCGGCCTTGTCGCGGGAGGCGTCGCGACCGCGCTGCAGATGGTGGCCTGGTGGATGGCCGGAGCAGCGGTGGAGGAGCTGCTGGCGCGGGATGCGGCCCTCACTGCCGCCGTCGTCCTGGGGCGTGATGTATTGCAGTCATCGAGCGGTTTTGCGCGCGAGGTTTTCCTCGCGGCGACGCTCGTGCATCTGTCCCTTTCCCTGCTCTACGGGTTGCTGCTGGCGCCGCTGATCGCGGGGCGCGGCCGGGCGGCGTCGCTGGGGATCGGAGTGGCGTGCGGGCTGCTGCTGTTCGGGGTGAACCTGTACGGATTTACGCTGGTCTTCCCCTGGTTCGCGCAGGCACGCGACGCCATCACACTGCTTGCACATGCGGCATTCGGGGCCGCGTGCGCAGGCGTCTACAAGGCCATGGCGCGATGCTGA
- the lexA gene encoding transcriptional repressor LexA: MLTPAQQKTLDFIRRYWRLQGRSPSLMEIAAGIGIRSRGVVHRYVQALIAAGHVRRLPGRKRGLELTEQDSAQTYTLPLLGRIAAGRPIEAIPGEGTLDMTAFLLGLNRYALRVYGDSMIEAGILDGDTVIVDARGDAGEGAIVVALIDEQEATLKRLHRRKDGSIQLTAANAALAPMIYSAERVRVQGVVVGVLRSYR; this comes from the coding sequence ATGCTGACGCCCGCACAACAGAAGACCCTGGACTTTATCCGCAGATACTGGCGGCTGCAGGGCCGCAGTCCGAGTCTGATGGAGATCGCCGCGGGTATCGGGATCCGCTCCCGCGGTGTGGTCCATCGCTACGTGCAGGCGCTGATCGCGGCGGGCCATGTGCGCAGGCTTCCGGGTCGCAAGCGCGGCCTCGAGCTGACGGAACAGGATTCCGCGCAGACGTATACCCTCCCGCTGCTGGGGCGCATCGCCGCCGGCCGGCCGATCGAGGCGATCCCGGGCGAGGGAACGCTCGATATGACCGCCTTCCTGCTCGGCCTCAACCGGTATGCCCTGCGTGTGTATGGCGATTCGATGATCGAGGCCGGCATCCTCGACGGCGACACGGTGATCGTGGATGCACGCGGCGACGCCGGCGAAGGCGCGATCGTCGTCGCCCTGATCGACGAGCAGGAGGCGACGCTCAAGCGCCTCCACCGGCGCAAGGACGGCAGTATCCAGCTGACCGCGGCGAATGCCGCGCTGGCGCCGATGATCTACAGCGCCGAGCGGGTGCGTGTCCAGGGCGTGGTCGTCGGTGTCCTGCGCAGCTACCGGTGA